One window from the genome of Salvelinus namaycush isolate Seneca chromosome 19, SaNama_1.0, whole genome shotgun sequence encodes:
- the zgc:66484 gene encoding spermine oxidase, with translation MSPHSAARVVVVGAGLAGLSAASTLVKAGFQHIQVLEAMGRPGGRVYTTRPFGQNVIELGANWIHGQEANPLFLLAQEQGLLLEEKGSASIMCLPGSVTPRDYFFRESRQQLPVDEVEQVCSFFSGLTSRAFESELEPRHSSQSLGGYLDEEFAQSPLAASEDGPRVFEWCKRSECTDEASSSLYEVSASQLGHYVALEGGFFNSLGPGGYQALADTLLDNLPPGAVLCDRPVHSIHWALQEEKNHTRPVRVLCQGGQCFMADHVIVTVPLGFLKENAVAMFEPALPKSKADAIERLGFGTVDKIYLRFEDRFWPHDCAGIQLVWDAGPEDEEVYQHSQSEGGAWRDMWYKKICGFDTVARHPTVLCGWITGREARHMESLDEKMVGEVCVRMLRSFTGWSVPEPAQVLMSKWGSERFVRGSYTYPPPGVDAVREHTALAAPLPLPCEAGYSQAKPLQVLFAGEATHVNFYTTTHGAYMTGIREAQRLIDLYADSELDSYNE, from the exons ATGAGTCCACACAGTGCTGCCAGAGTGGTGGTGGTTGGTGCTGGTCTAGCAGGCTTATCTGCAGCTTCCACCCTGGTGAAAGCTGGCTTTCAGCACATCCAAGTCCTGGAGGCTATGGGCAGGCCTGGAGGCCGGGTCTACACCACAAGACCCTTTGGCCAGAATGTAATTGAGCTGGGGGCCAATTGGATCCATGGTCAGGAGGCCAACCCGCTCTTCCTGCTAGCCCAGGAGCAGGGCCTGCTGCTGGAGGAGAAAGGCTCAGCCAGCATCATGTGCCTGCCAGGCTCCGTCACCCCTAGGGACTACTTCTTCCGGGAGAGCAGGCAACAGCTTCCGGTGGACGAGGTGGAGCAGGTGTGTTCCTTTTTCAGCGGGCTCACCTCCAGGGCCTTCGAATCAGAGTTGGAGCCGAGGCACAGCAGTCAGAGCCTGGGGGGCTACCTGGACGAGGAGTTCGCCCAGTCACCCCTGGCGGCCTCGGAGGACGGCCCGAGGGTATTCGAGTGGTGCAAGAGGAGCGAATGCACGGATGAGGCCAGTTCCTCCCTCTATGAGGTGTCTGCCTCGCAGCTGGGTCACTATGTGGCCTTGGAGGGGGGCTTCTTCAATTCTCTGGGCCCCGGAGGCTATCAGGCCCTGGCAGACACCCTCTTGGACAACCTTCCGCCTGGAGCCGTGCTGTGTGACAGGCCGGTACACAGCATCCACTGGGCCCTGCAGGAGGAGAAGAACCACACCCGTCCAGTCAGAGTGCTGTGCCAGGGGGGCCAGTGCTTCATGGCAGACCACGTCATCGTGACCGTCCCTTTAGGCTTCCTGAAAGAGAATGCAGTGGCCATGTTTGAGCCAGCCCTCCCCAAGTCCAAGGCCGACGCCATTGAGAGACTGGGCTTCGGCACGGTGGACAAGATTTACCTGCGGTTCGAGGACAGGTTCTGGCCCCATGACTGTGCCGGGATCCAGCTGGTGTGGGACGCGGGGCCCGAGGATGAGGAGGTATACCAGCACTCTCAGTCAGAGGGTGGGGCCTGGAGAGACATGTGGTATAAGAAGATCTGTGGCTTTGACACGGTGGCCCGCCATCCCACAGTCCTCTGCGGCTGGATCACAGGCCGGGAAGCCCGACACATGGAGAGCCTGGATGAGAAGATGGTGGGAGAGGTGTGTGTAAG AATGCTCAGGTCCTTCACTGGCTGGTCAGTACCAGAGCCAGCCCAGGTCCTGATGTCCAAGTGGGGGAGTGAGCGTTTTGTCCGTGGGTCATATACATACCCCCCTCCAGGAGTGGACGCTGTGAGGGAACACACAGCCCTGGCAGCCCCTCTTCCTTTGCCCTGTGAGGCTGGATACTCACAGGCAAAG CCTCTTCAGGTGCTGTTTGCTGGCGAGGCCACCCACGTTAACTTCTACACCACCACTCACGGGGCCTACATGACGGGCATCAGAGAAGCACAAAGACTCATTGACCTTTACGCCGATAGTGAGCTCGATTCCTATAACGAGTGA